A window of Cervus elaphus chromosome 23, mCerEla1.1, whole genome shotgun sequence genomic DNA:
TGCTTGAGTGGGGCCTGCAGTCAACTTGGCTGTCCCTTCTGGGCCCCAGTGGTTTGCAcccacctcctccttcctcacCGAGGAAATCTAGCTGAATTGCTGTTGTACCCACAGGGAAGACTgaaggactttattttcttaagccattcttattatatataaaatacagtgaTTCACAGGTGGAGAAGAGCATGAAGATTAACAGGGCCAGCGTCCAGTGCCCACCTCCACCTTTGCCCGTTTTGGGGAGCGCCCTCTGCCCTTGCCCTGGAGCCTCTCCCGTCAGCACCGGTCTGGGCTTGTGTGTGCTCCCTGCCACTTGAGTTGCTGATGTGTTTATAGTGCTCTAACTGGTAGAAGGCCTCCGTGTTCCCTGGGATTATTTCCAGATGTTTGAGCACAGAGATTCGTTTTAAAACAAGTTGGAGTGAAATCAGGTCCCAGTTTCCCTGTTCATGTTGCCCACTAGTAACTTGGTGGCGCTACCTTTCCCAAGATGGGAATTAGGTTGCCCCTCAGCTGTTGCTCCACTGGTCACTCTGGGCCTGCTGCCATGTGGCCAGGGACTGTCCTCACGGCTGACCAGACAGTGGTTGGTCGAGAGGCCTTGTCCTTCTCttgggaggctggaggggaggcTCGGGGGCATAGAgagctcctggagttcaccctgAATAAGTCGCTGTACCCTACCTGCCCAGACTGGCAGCCAGCTCAGTTGGGGAGTCCTCTGGGAGATCCAGGAACGTGCAGGCTGCCAGCAGTTGGGACTGGCCCTTGTTGACTCTTCCTCATCCATTGGTCACTCTTTGCAGTTATTGGGTGGTGGCCTGGCCCTGGGACAGCATGACACAGTGTGGGAGGGGCTGGGTCATGGCAAGGCCCCTGCCCTCAGGAGAAACAGGGGGACACCACTCCTGGTGGGCTGGTGGCTTCTGTGGGAACAGGACCTCCTCTGGATGATTGAGTTCACACTCTTCTCTGCCTTATAAAAGGTGGCCGCAGTGGCTGGTCTCCAAGAAGGCTCTGAACACTGAGCCTCCAGTCAGAGTGCCATGTCCGGTAAAGGCCACATGGGGTTTGGGATTTAGCTCTTAGAATTCTGTTGTCTCTAGATGGTTTGGACAATCTGTTGCTTTATTTAAACTTACCTCCGTGGTGGTTTCTTCAGCCAGAGTCCTCAGACCACCAGAGTCACCTATTGTGTAGTTAAAGGTTCTATATCAGTCCAAACTATGAAAAAGCTATTTCATGCATCTGACATTCCCCAGCCTGATGTCTTTGTCGGATGTGGAAAAGGCCGGCATGAGGTCAGAAAACTCAGCCAGAAGTTAGGATGCTGTGCTTGTTCCTAAGCCCCAAATGGCCAGATCCAGACTGTGTCCAGGACTCTGAAGGCACTAGAGACAGGTGAACCAGCCTGGGTGGCTTACACCTCTCAAAGTTCCACCTCTTCTGATTTACAAGAAGGAAACGTGGTAGCTGTTGAGACAGACAATAGTGTCAATGAAACAGAGACTTGAGGGGCTGCTGAGAACAGGCCAGGCAGGAAGGCTGGGTTGTGGCCCTCGGCTGGTAGGCATGAAGACTCGTCATAACTGACAAGGACAGCAGAGTATTGAGGACATGGGCACAGCTTTGAGGAGACATTTTCTAGGTCCTTCTTTGTCCATATTTAGCAGTGAATGTATAATGTGTGGATCGTCTGTTGTGCTTATACacgtttattaattttttgaaagtggggggggaagaaaaaaaagaaagtggggggTATGAGGGGGGGTACTGTGGCGGGTGGGGTGCTGGCCTGTCGCCAGCAAGGCTCACCAAGCTCATCTTGGTTGCAGTGAATGGGGCTCCTGCGACCATCACCATCGAGACCTGCGAGGACCCAGGGGACTGGACCACAGCCGTTGGAGGTGCGGGCCTCCCTAGGCTTCTCGCTGGGGGCTGGGGCTCCCACCTGCTGCTGGCTTCGCCCTGGGGACTTGTGGATTGCCAGGCATTGTCTTGGTGGATGCACAGGGCTGACCCATTGGACTCCCACTTGTGGTTGGGGTGCGGGGAACACTCACACGTCTCCCCCAGAGCTGTGTCCTCCTGGAAGTTCTTTACTCCTCCCTGTGATAGAACCAGAGGGGCTGCCTGTGCAGGACTCCCGATCTCTGAGCCCCTTCTTCCATCTCAGATGATACGTTCGCCTTCTGGCGGGGGCTGAAGGACGCAGGCCTGCTGGATGAGGTCATACAAGAGTTCCACCAGGAGCTGGTGGAAACCATGAAGGGCCTGCAGCAGCGGGTACAGGACCCGCCCCTGCAGCTCCGAGGTGAGCCGTCTGTCTGCCCTGGTCCGTGGGCCCCAAGACCTCTTCTGACTCGGCGTGGTGGGGGTGGCCTCAGGATGCCGGTGAGTGTAACCTGCTTCTTCCGGCTCCGAGCTGGCCCAGCAGCATTGGCAGGGGTGGGCAGTTAGCCTGCTCCCTCTGGATCCCTCCTTGCTGCTGGGAGGAAGCCAAGCCCTAGACCTGCTGCACCTGGTCCCACACCTCAGCAGGTGGCATGGAGTGCCCCAGACCTGCTGTAGGCCAGCCCATTCTCACTGTTTGCCTGCCCTGCCCATGTAGACGCCGTCCTCCTCAACAACATTGTACAAAACTTTGGCATGCTGGACCTGGTGAAGAAGGTGCTGGCCAGCCACAAGTGTCAGATGGACCGTTCTCGGGAGCAGTATGCCCGCGACCTGGCAGGTACACTGGCCTCGGCTGTGCCCACAGGTGCTTGGGTGTGCAGAGGTAGGCACGGGGTGGGTGACACTGGGATGGCCCCAGCCAGACCTCCCCCAGAATCAAGGGATTCACCCTCGACCCCACGCTTTGCCTGTGAGGTGGCACCTTCCCAGGAGGTGCCTGTGGGTGTATGTGAGGCAGGCTGGTTCTGTAACCAGGCAGCTTGCCTGCAAACGTTAACATGAGCAGAGTACGTGACAGAACAGGGAAGGCTGCCCCAGTCAGGCGGCTTGAGCCAGCTGCTCTCTGCTGCTTCCTCAGAGCAGCTGGTCCCCTGCAGAGAAGGCCCTGCAGACAGCATCCCCACGAGCACGTGAGGTCAGGCCCCAGGCCAGTGCAGGCCCTTGTCTGGCGGTGGTGGGTGGTCTGACACCCTGTGCCTGCCCCGCAGCCCTGGAGCAGCAGTGTGACGAGCACCGCCGGCGGGCCAAAGAGCTCAAGCACAAGTCACAACACCTCAGCAATGTGCTTATGACGCTCACGCCGGTCTCCCTGCCGCCCCCTGTCAAGCGGCCGCGGCTCGCGAGGGCCACGTCCGGGCCGGCCGCCATCGCCTCGCAGGTGCTCGCCCAGTCTGCCCAGATCGCCCTGACCCCCGGCGTGCCCGTCTCCCAGCTCACTGGTGTGCCGCTGGGCAAAGTGGTGtccaccctgccctcccctgTGCTGGGCAAAGCTGCGCCCCAGGCCGCTCCAGCCAGCTCCCCCGCCTCGCCTCTGCTTGGCGGCTACACGGTGCTGGCCTCCTCCGGCACCACCTTCCCCAACACGGTGGAGATCCACCCGGACGCGTCCAGCCTCACAGTCCTGAGCACGGCCGCCATGCAGGACGGCAGCACTGTGGTCAAGGTGGTGAGCCCCTTGCAGCTGCTCACCCTGCCCGGCCTGGGCCCCACCCTGCAGAACGTGGCCCAGGTGTCACCCGGGGGCAGCACCATCGTGACGGTGCCCACGGGGACTGTCGAGAGTGCCATGGCTGCCCCGGGACCTGAGGAGCACACAGCCACCATCGAGGTGGCCACCATGGCGGAGGGCCATGAGCACAAGTAGCAGCCAGTGGAAGGCGAGGCCCCATGTGGGCACTGGGCTGGCCGCCTCTCCTCAGGCTGCAGGGCACAGCGCCGGTGCCCACAGGCCACGCGGGGCTGCTGAACCAAAGAGAGGAAACGCCAAAACAGacggagaagagaggagaggcaaGGGACGTGGCAGCAGCCTGGGGTGTGGGGCTCTGAGCTCTGAACCTCCTCCCCTGTTTTCCtgggaaatatatttttccatctgttgcTTATTAATACTGTTTACACGTGGGGCCTTGGTGAGGAGCCAGGTGGGGGGCCAGGGGCCCAATGCAGCTGGcggcaggggcagggcaggggcagggcctcGGCCCATAGCTGGGGAGCCCGTTACTAACACGTGTCTTGGGAACTGTCCCCAAGTGTGGAAACCCATGGATCCTATGGATTTGGTTTCTTCCCACAGTTTTCTGTAGGTTTAGTGTGGCCAGCACTCTGCTCTCCCATCTCTGGCATAAGCATCAGTGGTGCTGCAGGTCTGCACGTGGCTCAGGGGCCTCCAGGGCCCCCAGGCGTCAGGGTGCAGGCCCTGGGACACCCACCTGGCCACAGGGACCCCGGGGTCCAAGCAGCACAGGCCAGAACACCCCCCCCATCCCTGCCCGCAGATGCTCAGGGGCCATTGCACATGCTCTGTGGGTGTTTCTAGGTGAACCCCTTAGTAGGCTCCAACAAAGAGTCAGGTTTATCGTGTTTTCAACCTAAATGAGGCAGAGTGCCTGGGCTCCCTGATCTGCTCTGGTTTCAGGAGTGTCTTCTACACAGGGATGGTTGGGACGGCCCTGGGGGCAAGAGGCAGGTGTGCACTGTGACTTTTCCTGGGGTAGACACATGGAGAGAACGACCAGGGCCCACGGAGGGGTCACTCCACGTCCAGTGGGGACATGCCTCAGGTTGGGGCTCATGGTCTGATGTTCAACTCCAGGCTCAGCTCCATGCTGGTGGGCCCCCCCAGAAGTGGGCTGCACCCCACTGGCTGACACTGGTGCCCCAAGGCATCTGGGACCAGCATGGGTGAGGTGGCACCCAGGTACTCGTGGAGGGGGGTGTCTGTGGGCTGGCCGGCCCTCTGCTTTTCTGGTCTTGGACTTGGAAAGACCAGGGAGGGGCTGCTCTGCAGGCTTTGAGCCACTGCAGCTGGGGATACCCACGGCCACCCTGGGCCTCCTGTCCATCTGACACCTGTGGAGACCCAGAGAGAAGCCTCTGCCCGCCTCGCACTTTGAAGGGAACTGGGCTCCGTCCATTCGTCCTTCCGTCCGTCAGGTCCCCTGGACCCACCTCAGCGCCCTCACTGAGGCTGTTTTGTTTCTGTCATGTCTGGTCGGCTGCCGTTTCGGGCGTGCTGGTTTCAGCGCAGTGTCACTTCCTTGTTTGTTAGACGCTCCTCTTCCAAGGGCGTCTCTGATACACGCAGTTGAGCCTATGGACGGGGCACCCCAGCCAGTCCCACGTCCGGCTCAGATCATATCAGAACATGTTGCTAGTGAAACTGGGCATCTTGTGCTTGGAACCTTGACCATTCAGACCTGCTACGCCCTGAAAAGCTGCCTCTGCCTGCCGGCCATGGGGCACTGGGTGGAAAGTTCGTTTCAGAGCCATATAGACAGAACCGTGATGGCTGCTCCCAGACACGGTGCCTGGGGGCAGAGCTCCGGGTCTGGGAAGAGGCCCACTGTCCTCCAGGAACCTTCAGCCCGGTGTGGGGATCGGGCCATCTCACTGTCAGCGCCCCACCCTTCCCCCCACCAGGCATGCGGGGGGCTGTTCCGGGCTCAGGCTCCGGGAGGCAGGATTGGATCTGGGGGGCTCGGAGGCAGCCTGGGCAAGGGACACCTCTGAGTTCTACTTTGTACGTTGTTTTGCAAGTATCTGCTTGGTACTttgatttcaaataaaaacatttttcataacCTGTGTCTGTCTTGTGATGAAGGGCTGTGAGTGGATGGATTTCCAGCAAGGACCACTGCACCCAGCACCTGAACCAGGCGAGGACCCTGACTCAGGGCGCCTGCAGCTTCTTTCTTTACAGTTCCAAACTGATAgtggatctcagttcccccatcCCAGGGGCAAAGTCAGTGCCCCCTACAGGGGAAGCACAGAGtcaaccactgggctgccagggaggtcccaagtTACTGAGTTTTAAGATTAAGAAACCACAGTTCTTCCTCaaatttgtgtattttgaatattttctttcagtcaacaccttgccttttctttattttcactgaCATCTGTTGAAGAGCAGGCATTTTGGATATTTATGAAATCCAGTTTATTGACTTTTTTAGGGCTTTT
This region includes:
- the GMEB2 gene encoding glucocorticoid modulatory element-binding protein 2 isoform X1, which produces MATPDVSVHMEEVVVVTTPDTAADGSGVEEVKTVLVTTNLAPHGGDLTEDNMETENAAAAAAAAFTASSQLKEAVLVKMAEEEESLEAEIVYPITCGDSRANLIWRKFVCPGINVKCVQYDEHVISPKEFVHLAGKSTLKDWKRAIRMNGIMLRKIMDSGELDFYQHDRVCSNTCRSTKIDLSGARASLGSPTPTEYIPLTPATADVNGAPATITIETCEDPGDWTTAVGDDTFAFWRGLKDAGLLDEVIQEFHQELVETMKGLQQRVQDPPLQLRDAVLLNNIVQNFGMLDLVKKVLASHKCQMDRSREQYARDLAALEQQCDEHRRRAKELKHKSQHLSNVLMTLTPVSLPPPVKRPRLARATSGPAAIASQVLAQSAQIALTPGVPVSQLTGVPLGKVVSTLPSPVLGKAAPQAAPASSPASPLLGGYTVLASSGTTFPNTVEIHPDASSLTVLSTAAMQDGSTVVKVVSPLQLLTLPGLGPTLQNVAQVSPGGSTIVTVPTGTVESAMAAPGPEEHTATIEVATMAEGHEHK
- the GMEB2 gene encoding glucocorticoid modulatory element-binding protein 2 isoform X2 encodes the protein MAEEEESLEAEIVYPITCGDSRANLIWRKFVCPGINVKCVQYDEHVISPKEFVHLAGKSTLKDWKRAIRMNGIMLRKIMDSGELDFYQHDRVCSNTCRSTKIDLSGARASLGSPTPTEYIPLTPATADVNGAPATITIETCEDPGDWTTAVGDDTFAFWRGLKDAGLLDEVIQEFHQELVETMKGLQQRVQDPPLQLRDAVLLNNIVQNFGMLDLVKKVLASHKCQMDRSREQYARDLAALEQQCDEHRRRAKELKHKSQHLSNVLMTLTPVSLPPPVKRPRLARATSGPAAIASQVLAQSAQIALTPGVPVSQLTGVPLGKVVSTLPSPVLGKAAPQAAPASSPASPLLGGYTVLASSGTTFPNTVEIHPDASSLTVLSTAAMQDGSTVVKVVSPLQLLTLPGLGPTLQNVAQVSPGGSTIVTVPTGTVESAMAAPGPEEHTATIEVATMAEGHEHK